In Leptotrichia sp. OH3620_COT-345, a single window of DNA contains:
- a CDS encoding AAA family ATPase, with amino-acid sequence MIVGNIELKRKIEELLKLLNKGLIGKEKVIKLTLLGVFAKENIILIGPPGTAKSEISRRITKIFSEESYFEYLLTKFTTPEEIFGPLSIKKLQEDIFERNAQGYMPTSKIVFLDEIFKANSSILNTLLAMINEKIFHNGGKRQEIPLISVIGASNELPFENEELAALYDRFLLRRIVNYVSDDDVEELMDIESGNILIPEHLKITSQDLDKIEKEYINIKLSENVKKTLIRIRSEYNRIFSENRYETISDRKFVKMIKLLKISAYINGRKKVDFSDVMLLTDCLWNNPENYETVTKVVLDIVKRNIAKETD; translated from the coding sequence TTGATAGTTGGAAATATTGAATTAAAAAGAAAAATAGAAGAATTGTTAAAACTTTTGAATAAGGGTCTCATCGGTAAGGAAAAAGTTATAAAACTTACTCTGCTGGGTGTGTTTGCAAAGGAAAATATAATTCTGATAGGACCTCCGGGAACAGCAAAAAGTGAAATTTCAAGAAGAATAACGAAAATTTTTAGTGAAGAAAGTTATTTTGAATATTTACTTACAAAATTTACTACTCCTGAAGAAATATTCGGTCCTCTTTCTATAAAAAAGTTACAGGAAGATATATTTGAAAGAAATGCTCAGGGATATATGCCGACAAGTAAAATAGTCTTTTTAGACGAGATTTTTAAAGCAAATTCTTCTATTTTAAATACTTTGCTTGCAATGATTAATGAAAAGATATTCCATAATGGAGGAAAAAGACAGGAGATACCTTTAATTTCAGTTATAGGAGCTTCAAATGAACTGCCTTTTGAAAATGAAGAACTTGCAGCACTGTATGACAGATTTCTTTTGAGGAGAATAGTAAACTACGTAAGCGATGATGATGTTGAAGAACTAATGGATATTGAAAGTGGAAATATTTTAATCCCTGAACATTTGAAAATAACTTCTCAGGATTTAGATAAAATCGAAAAAGAATATATAAATATAAAATTATCTGAAAATGTGAAAAAAACATTAATTCGGATAAGAAGCGAATACAACAGAATTTTTAGTGAAAACAGGTATGAGACAATATCCGACAGAAAATTTGTAAAAATGATAAAATTGTTAAAAATATCAGCGTATATTAACGGAAGAAAGAAAGTGGATTTTTCAGATGTAATGTTATTAACAGATTGTTTGTGGAATAATCCTGAAAACTATGAAACTGTAACAAAAGTCGTATTAGATATTGTCAAAAGAAATATAGCAAAAGAAACTGACTGA
- a CDS encoding YbaB/EbfC family nucleoid-associated protein, producing the protein MVRKLKGANSGKSGSQQDIIKQAQVMQQEMLKIQEGLKDKFVETSVAGGGITIKANGQKKIVDLSVSLDVLKDAVEEGDASIVSDLIINAVNEILEKAEEMAEKEMEVITGGVSIPGLF; encoded by the coding sequence ATGGTTAGAAAGTTAAAAGGAGCTAACAGCGGAAAATCAGGAAGTCAACAGGATATAATAAAACAGGCTCAAGTTATGCAGCAGGAAATGCTGAAAATACAGGAAGGTTTAAAAGATAAGTTTGTAGAAACTTCTGTTGCAGGCGGAGGAATAACTATAAAAGCAAATGGTCAGAAAAAAATAGTTGATTTATCAGTTTCTCTTGATGTATTAAAAGATGCTGTTGAAGAAGGAGATGCTTCTATTGTTTCAGATTTAATAATTAATGCTGTAAATGAAATACTTGAAAAAGCTGAAGAAATGGCTGAAAAGGAAATGGAAGTAATAACTGGAGGAGTAAGTATACCGGGATTATTTTAA
- the sppA gene encoding signal peptide peptidase SppA has protein sequence MKFFDFIKKFFIFTIKEIYSFFLKLSLLFLVFFLLSVSLISFFASKVKLEEDVPKNYSYVMFNVSNISEDKLDTSFFGETAKYNISYADILSSLEDIKNNDNIKGIIINLDQVNLSSTKSEEIIKKLNEIKSNNKKIYAFGAYIENYNFPIASVASEIIMIPSASADVSLTGYHYSELYYKKLFDKLGVNMEVVRIGDFKSYGENYTSNLISPELKSEITRILENRYNNFLETISKTRNIDKNILNNDILNGNTVNLTPFTARDKNLVDKLENFGEFLQRLGINDENIIDIYDYYTDNSKRMESEDENKQTIAVIYAEGPIVYNQESDGAIYISPDNMAKKLKELSNVKNLKGVVLRVNSPGGSALASEIIYQMFSKLEVPVYVSMSEVAASGGYYISMTGNKVFGNKSTITGSIGVVSMLPKFHNAQNKYGITSNSISKGKYSDTFDPFVPLSGESRNKIIESMNTTYKEFKSRVTENRKISESTLEEYAQGKIWLGDEAREINLIDGIATLDETVKLLAKDLKLENYNVKNIYAKKDFKETLRLLSSFIFEKFNLTSQIEAKIPGSSKILDDYKLIENNQNKPMYYLPYKMNIY, from the coding sequence ATGAAATTTTTTGATTTTATAAAAAAGTTTTTTATATTTACAATTAAGGAAATATATTCTTTTTTTCTTAAACTGTCTTTGCTGTTTTTAGTATTTTTTCTTTTAAGTGTTTCTCTTATTTCATTTTTTGCATCAAAAGTAAAATTGGAAGAAGATGTTCCTAAAAATTACAGCTATGTAATGTTTAATGTTTCAAATATATCTGAAGACAAACTGGACACCTCTTTTTTCGGAGAAACTGCAAAGTATAATATTTCTTATGCAGATATATTGAGCAGCCTTGAAGATATAAAAAATAACGATAATATAAAAGGGATTATTATAAACTTGGATCAAGTAAATCTTTCTTCAACAAAATCTGAAGAAATAATAAAAAAATTGAATGAAATAAAATCCAATAATAAAAAAATCTATGCTTTCGGTGCATATATTGAAAACTATAATTTCCCCATAGCTTCAGTGGCAAGTGAAATTATAATGATTCCTTCGGCTTCAGCTGATGTTTCTTTAACAGGATATCATTATTCAGAATTATATTATAAAAAATTATTTGATAAACTTGGTGTAAATATGGAAGTAGTCCGTATAGGAGATTTCAAATCTTATGGAGAAAATTATACATCCAATTTGATTTCTCCTGAATTGAAAAGTGAAATCACACGTATTCTGGAAAACAGATACAATAATTTCCTTGAAACAATTTCAAAAACTCGTAATATTGACAAAAATATCCTTAATAACGATATATTAAACGGAAATACAGTAAATCTGACTCCTTTCACTGCAAGGGATAAAAATTTAGTTGATAAGCTGGAAAATTTCGGTGAATTTCTTCAAAGACTTGGCATAAATGATGAAAATATTATAGACATTTATGACTATTATACTGATAACAGTAAAAGAATGGAATCCGAAGATGAAAATAAACAAACTATTGCAGTAATATATGCCGAAGGACCGATTGTTTATAATCAGGAATCAGATGGAGCAATTTATATCTCTCCTGACAATATGGCTAAAAAATTAAAAGAACTTTCAAATGTAAAAAATCTGAAAGGTGTAGTCCTCAGGGTAAACTCTCCCGGAGGGTCGGCTTTGGCATCAGAAATAATATACCAAATGTTTTCAAAACTCGAAGTTCCTGTATATGTATCAATGTCTGAAGTCGCCGCTTCAGGAGGATATTACATATCAATGACGGGAAACAAAGTATTTGGAAACAAATCCACAATAACAGGTTCTATAGGAGTTGTATCAATGCTTCCTAAATTTCATAACGCTCAAAATAAATACGGAATTACTTCAAATTCAATTTCCAAAGGAAAATACTCTGATACTTTTGATCCTTTTGTTCCTTTATCAGGAGAATCACGTAACAAAATAATAGAGTCAATGAATACGACTTATAAAGAATTCAAGTCGAGAGTTACAGAAAATAGAAAAATATCCGAATCTACTCTTGAAGAATATGCTCAGGGAAAAATATGGCTTGGAGATGAAGCGAGAGAAATTAATCTTATAGACGGAATTGCTACCCTTGATGAAACAGTGAAACTTCTTGCAAAAGATTTAAAATTGGAAAATTATAATGTAAAAAATATTTATGCTAAGAAAGATTTCAAAGAAACGTTGAGATTACTTTCTTCATTTATTTTCGAGAAATTCAATTTGACTTCTCAGATAGAAGCAAAAATTCCTGGAAGTTCAAAAATTCTTGATGACTATAAATTAATTGAAAATAATCAAAACAAACCTATGTATTATTTACCTTATAAAATGAATATTTATTAA
- a CDS encoding HAD family hydrolase, translating to MYKAVVTDLDGTLLNKEHELSEFTKKTVRKVVEKGIKFYIATGRNYKLAKIVKDELGINIPLISSNGARINDENGVVIYEDGLSQKEVDSILSIDYKSFDKDIHLNIFSGDDWIITEGTLQQVYKRDGDSLPIQPVEVPENQLGNRKILKFFFIGEHKHLVKLEKEILKKTDNNVSVAFVDYGCMEIFSKTANKANAAKYLLERDGIDIKDTVSFGDGENDYELLTVMGKGHAMGNAIDRLKNLLPKNFEIIGKNTEDGEAHKLMELFLMK from the coding sequence ATGTATAAAGCTGTAGTGACGGATTTAGATGGAACATTACTTAATAAAGAGCATGAGTTATCAGAATTTACAAAAAAAACAGTTAGGAAAGTAGTAGAAAAAGGAATAAAATTTTATATTGCCACAGGAAGAAATTATAAATTGGCAAAAATAGTTAAAGATGAATTAGGAATAAATATACCTTTAATTTCATCAAACGGTGCAAGAATAAATGATGAAAATGGAGTTGTCATATATGAAGACGGATTAAGCCAAAAAGAAGTAGACAGTATTTTGAGTATTGATTATAAATCTTTTGATAAAGATATTCACTTAAATATTTTTTCAGGAGATGACTGGATAATAACAGAGGGGACTTTACAACAAGTATATAAAAGGGATGGAGACAGTTTGCCTATACAGCCTGTAGAAGTTCCTGAAAATCAATTGGGGAATAGAAAAATTTTAAAATTTTTCTTTATCGGAGAGCATAAACATTTGGTCAAGCTGGAAAAAGAAATTCTAAAAAAGACTGATAATAATGTAAGTGTGGCATTTGTAGATTACGGTTGCATGGAAATATTTTCAAAGACGGCTAACAAAGCAAACGCTGCAAAATATTTATTAGAAAGAGATGGAATAGATATAAAAGATACTGTCAGTTTTGGGGACGGAGAAAATGATTATGAACTTTTAACAGTTATGGGTAAAGGTCATGCTATGGGAAATGCCATAGACAGATTAAAAAATCTTCTTCCGAAAAATTTTGAGATAATCGGAAAAAATACTGAAGACGGAGAAGCACATAAATTGATGGAATTATTTTTAATGAAATAG
- a CDS encoding response regulator: MKKTALVVDDASYIREDIKDILNDQGYEVYEARDGLEGFEMYKKINPTIVTMDINMPKVHGLKATQLITDYDSEAKVMLCSTMITFQNYIKMGKEAGAKAFLSKPFTDEEFMNELSKLFL; the protein is encoded by the coding sequence ATGAAAAAAACAGCATTAGTAGTAGATGATGCTTCATATATAAGAGAAGACATAAAAGATATACTTAATGATCAGGGATATGAGGTATATGAAGCGAGAGACGGATTGGAAGGCTTTGAAATGTATAAGAAGATAAATCCTACAATTGTAACTATGGATATTAATATGCCTAAAGTACACGGACTAAAAGCAACTCAACTAATTACAGATTATGATTCTGAAGCAAAAGTAATGCTGTGCAGTACGATGATAACTTTTCAGAATTATATAAAAATGGGGAAAGAAGCCGGAGCAAAGGCATTTTTATCAAAACCTTTTACAGATGAAGAATTTATGAATGAACTGTCAAAGTTATTTTTATAG
- a CDS encoding HAD family hydrolase, translating to MYKAVISDLDGTLLNENHLLNDFTIETVRKITEKGIKFYIATGRSYFGAKEIMEKINLKIPLITSNGARIMNNEGKEIYINNIDKKYLEKIYEVEYKKIDKDIIMNGYSGSNWYIVEDVLDYYIKQRPDRLHLPKIINENEFYNKDYTKIFFLGEHDKLLKLEKIIKKVTAEEVNVVFVSERSLEIFAKNSNKATAAKYLLQKDGIKLSEAVAFGDGYNDYELLKEAGKGYLMGNSLYRLIEGLPKHEIIESNVDDGVAKKLRELFL from the coding sequence ATGTATAAAGCGGTAATAAGTGATTTAGATGGAACATTGCTGAATGAAAATCATCTTTTAAATGATTTTACTATAGAAACGGTAAGAAAAATAACGGAAAAAGGAATAAAATTTTACATTGCAACAGGAAGAAGTTATTTCGGAGCGAAAGAAATTATGGAAAAAATAAATCTTAAAATTCCTCTTATTACTTCAAATGGTGCAAGAATAATGAATAATGAAGGAAAAGAAATTTACATAAACAATATTGATAAAAAATATTTGGAAAAAATTTATGAAGTGGAATATAAAAAAATAGATAAAGATATTATAATGAACGGTTATTCGGGAAGTAACTGGTATATAGTTGAAGATGTACTGGATTATTATATAAAGCAGCGTCCTGACAGGCTTCATCTCCCTAAAATAATAAATGAAAATGAGTTTTATAATAAAGATTATACTAAAATATTTTTTTTAGGAGAGCATGACAAACTTCTGAAATTGGAAAAAATTATTAAAAAAGTGACTGCTGAAGAAGTAAATGTGGTTTTTGTTTCTGAGCGGAGCTTGGAAATTTTTGCTAAAAACTCGAATAAAGCAACTGCTGCAAAGTATTTACTCCAAAAAGACGGAATAAAGTTAAGTGAAGCAGTAGCTTTCGGTGACGGATATAATGACTATGAACTTTTAAAGGAAGCGGGAAAAGGATATCTTATGGGGAATTCTTTATATAGATTAATAGAAGGTTTACCTAAACATGAAATTATAGAAAGTAATGTCGATGACGGAGTGGCAAAAAAATTGAGAGAATTATTTTTATAA
- a CDS encoding thioredoxin family protein — translation MGTFQDYLNFSDKEEYSQKQLKIMDKITFSEETEKAVKSINKEIKILCFAQVYCPDCRAIVPFMKKFSEINNNIKVDYLLKENNEDLLKKLTDTVRIPTLVSEKDGKMTVFLLEFPNFIQKEMKKDPDSYEEIKYNFRTGKYNREIEKELSDYLTSL, via the coding sequence ATGGGTACATTTCAGGACTATTTAAATTTTTCCGATAAGGAGGAATATTCACAGAAACAGTTAAAAATTATGGATAAAATAACTTTTTCAGAAGAAACTGAAAAAGCTGTAAAATCAATAAACAAGGAAATAAAAATACTGTGTTTTGCTCAAGTATATTGCCCTGACTGTCGTGCTATAGTTCCTTTTATGAAAAAGTTTTCAGAGATAAATAACAATATAAAAGTCGACTATCTTCTTAAAGAAAATAATGAGGATTTATTGAAAAAACTGACAGATACTGTTCGAATCCCTACTCTTGTTTCTGAAAAAGATGGAAAAATGACAGTATTTTTGCTAGAATTTCCTAATTTCATACAAAAAGAAATGAAAAAAGATCCTGACTCTTATGAGGAAATTAAATATAATTTCAGAACAGGAAAATATAACAGAGAAATTGAAAAAGAACTTTCAGATTATCTGACTTCACTTTAA
- a CDS encoding tRNA1(Val) (adenine(37)-N6)-methyltransferase: MKYEKENKNNNIIGENTNFLKKENLKSHTERLKSVDKVVIIRETGLKITEDALLLAKFIKNIFMGKSGNVNWTFIKNKTILEIGAGQGIISILLSEIQNISKIYAVEVQKKIYEYLVDNIKKNCLEDKILTLNEDIKNINGKYDYIFSNPPYKKINSGKLPEDESIKISKYEVGLTLEELFFNIKRLLKNYGEFFVVVPNYRLNDSFSYIYKNGLKILNLEINEYKKVKLVIIHGKKGGEVNSGIEITYEKR; encoded by the coding sequence ATGAAATATGAAAAAGAGAATAAAAATAATAATATTATAGGTGAGAATACTAATTTTTTAAAAAAGGAAAATTTAAAAAGTCATACCGAAAGACTTAAAAGTGTTGATAAAGTTGTAATTATCAGAGAGACCGGTTTGAAAATAACCGAGGATGCATTACTATTGGCAAAATTTATAAAAAATATATTTATGGGAAAGTCCGGTAATGTGAACTGGACTTTTATTAAAAACAAGACAATTCTTGAAATAGGAGCCGGTCAGGGAATAATTTCCATATTACTTTCAGAAATACAGAATATTTCAAAAATTTATGCTGTAGAAGTTCAGAAAAAGATTTATGAATATTTAGTCGATAATATAAAAAAAAATTGTTTAGAAGACAAAATTTTGACTTTAAATGAGGACATTAAAAATATTAATGGAAAATACGATTATATTTTTTCAAATCCTCCATACAAAAAAATAAATTCAGGAAAATTACCTGAAGATGAAAGTATAAAAATAAGTAAATATGAAGTTGGTTTGACATTGGAAGAACTATTTTTTAATATAAAGCGTCTTCTTAAAAATTATGGAGAATTTTTCGTTGTTGTTCCAAATTACAGATTAAATGACAGTTTTTCATATATTTATAAAAACGGATTAAAAATATTAAATTTAGAAATAAATGAATATAAAAAAGTAAAACTAGTAATCATTCACGGAAAAAAAGGAGGAGAAGTAAATTCGGGAATAGAAATTACATATGAAAAAAGATAG
- a CDS encoding regulatory iron-sulfur-containing complex subunit RicT yields MHLENMERRYTGRGTELNTGMADNRIRNEEAIDVYLDTFQKRYFFLNNPNFNVKINEKVLVETQMGLAIGKVVAIKSDYKHSSDEPLKKIIRKATERDLEKNKELKEDAVKAGFIFRNKVKKYNLNFKLVATEYTFDKKKLIFYFASEDRVDFRSFVKELAAIFKVRIELRQIGVRDYAKMVGDCGTCGKPLCCKSFINKFDSVSIKMARDQGVVVTPSKISGVCGRLKCCMGFENEQYMEVKENYPVVGQIVITKHGKGNVISMNMLGDFVFINIEGKGVLKFCLSEIEFNKKEKVEIEERQNGCEFIEEN; encoded by the coding sequence GTGCATTTGGAAAATATGGAAAGGAGATATACTGGTAGGGGTACGGAATTAAATACCGGTATGGCGGATAACAGAATAAGAAATGAGGAAGCCATAGATGTATATTTAGACACTTTTCAAAAGCGTTATTTCTTTCTTAATAATCCTAATTTTAATGTGAAGATAAATGAAAAAGTGCTGGTTGAAACACAAATGGGTTTAGCTATAGGAAAAGTCGTAGCTATAAAATCGGATTACAAACACAGTAGTGATGAACCTTTAAAAAAAATAATAAGAAAAGCAACAGAGCGTGATTTAGAAAAAAATAAGGAATTAAAAGAAGATGCTGTAAAAGCGGGTTTTATTTTTAGAAATAAAGTAAAAAAATACAACTTAAATTTTAAACTTGTAGCAACAGAATACACTTTTGATAAAAAGAAACTTATTTTTTATTTTGCCTCTGAAGACAGAGTAGATTTCAGAAGTTTTGTAAAAGAACTTGCAGCTATATTTAAAGTCAGGATTGAACTGAGACAGATCGGTGTAAGAGATTATGCTAAAATGGTAGGAGATTGTGGAACATGTGGAAAACCTTTATGTTGTAAATCTTTTATAAATAAATTTGATTCAGTTTCTATTAAAATGGCAAGAGATCAGGGAGTTGTAGTCACTCCATCAAAAATTTCAGGAGTGTGCGGACGCTTAAAGTGCTGTATGGGATTTGAAAATGAACAGTATATGGAAGTCAAGGAAAATTACCCTGTAGTGGGGCAGATAGTAATAACCAAACATGGGAAAGGCAATGTTATAAGTATGAATATGTTGGGGGATTTTGTATTTATAAACATAGAAGGAAAAGGAGTACTGAAATTTTGTCTTTCAGAAATAGAATTTAATAAAAAAGAAAAAGTTGAAATTGAAGAAAGACAAAATGGTTGTGAATTTATAGAGGAAAATTAA
- the ricT gene encoding PSP1 domain-containing protein, with protein MKILNIKFRKTKKVYPFLIGKFEDYEKGDHVIVDTIRGEQIGIVLGMTDKFDKNEEEKDDLKIREVKRKLTEKEVEKLKELDEKANEAYFKCKKIVKSILPEMNLVIGEYTFDENKLIFYFTAENRLDFRELVKEVNRVFKKRVEFYQIKQNDEGRILSAFGKYGKEIYW; from the coding sequence ATGAAAATATTAAATATAAAATTCAGAAAAACAAAAAAGGTTTATCCTTTTCTTATCGGAAAATTTGAAGATTATGAAAAAGGCGATCATGTAATTGTTGATACTATAAGGGGTGAACAGATAGGGATTGTATTGGGTATGACAGATAAATTTGATAAAAATGAAGAAGAAAAAGATGATTTGAAAATAAGAGAAGTAAAAAGGAAACTTACTGAAAAAGAAGTTGAGAAATTAAAAGAACTTGATGAAAAGGCTAATGAAGCTTATTTTAAATGTAAAAAGATAGTCAAAAGTATTTTGCCCGAAATGAATTTAGTTATAGGTGAATATACTTTTGATGAAAATAAACTTATTTTTTATTTTACTGCTGAAAACAGACTTGATTTTAGGGAACTTGTAAAGGAGGTAAATAGAGTATTTAAAAAAAGAGTGGAGTTTTATCAGATAAAACAAAATGATGAAGGGAGAATTTTAAGTGCATTTGGAAAATATGGAAAGGAGATATACTGGTAG
- the radC gene encoding DNA repair protein RadC produces MNKYEGHRERLRKRFLMSGISGFHDYEILELLLTYVIIRKDCKKISKDLLNKYGDLYSLLKQPEEELKKNNYISERTAVFFKVLFSIFEDQLYKKIYNKKITISSNRQLLDYLEFSLLKRDIEIFKVLFLNTQNELLKEEELFHGTLDRSTIYIRELVKKVFEYNAKSIILVHNHPSGSLRPSQSDIILTKKIKETFENIEIRLLDHIIISEQGHFSFLEGGIL; encoded by the coding sequence ATGAATAAATATGAGGGACATCGGGAAAGATTGAGGAAAAGATTTTTGATGTCAGGAATTTCAGGATTTCATGATTATGAAATATTGGAACTTCTATTAACTTATGTAATTATTCGAAAAGACTGTAAAAAAATTTCTAAAGATTTACTTAATAAGTATGGTGATTTATATTCTTTATTAAAACAGCCTGAAGAGGAATTAAAAAAGAATAATTATATAAGCGAAAGAACAGCAGTTTTTTTTAAAGTATTATTTTCGATATTTGAAGATCAGCTTTATAAAAAGATATACAATAAGAAGATTACTATTTCAAGTAACAGACAACTTTTGGATTATCTAGAATTTTCTCTTTTAAAAAGAGATATAGAAATTTTTAAAGTATTATTTTTGAATACACAAAATGAACTGTTGAAAGAAGAAGAATTATTTCATGGCACTTTGGATAGGAGTACAATATATATCAGAGAGTTGGTTAAGAAAGTTTTTGAATATAATGCAAAGTCAATAATTCTTGTACATAATCATCCTTCAGGATCATTAAGGCCTTCTCAATCAGATATTATATTAACAAAAAAAATTAAAGAAACATTTGAAAATATTGAAATTAGATTATTGGATCATATAATAATAAGTGAACAGGGACATTTCAGTTTCTTAGAAGGTGGAATATTATGA